A single Lolium perenne isolate Kyuss_39 chromosome 6, Kyuss_2.0, whole genome shotgun sequence DNA region contains:
- the LOC139832547 gene encoding uncharacterized protein, with protein MGVNERSNTQIQAFRETVDVCQLMDLGYTGTPWTFEKKVAGGSYCRVHLDRALATSSRCERYPLAALQHLTAVASDHSAILLRFEPILEPPLQAKLFRYEAMWETHQDFKPLMDREWRLDTCTSMHGLERKLKGLSQSLSDWGRDTFGSVCRELRDLRRQLTHLRLAPDRASPSYQELKVVERIVELQHREEVMWRQRSRIQWLAEGDRNTRFFHLRASKRKKRNKIARLKRTDGSFTEDQLELGHMAKDFYKSLYTSEGTSGMEEVLNVVPVTVTAAMNEQLLAAYGDEEIKQALFQMFPLKAPGPDGFPAQFFQKHWDVCGGEVTRAVLRILQGEESP; from the coding sequence ATGGGTGTCAACGAAAGAAGCAACACCCAGATACAGGCTTTCAGAGAAACTGTGGATGTGTGCCAGCTTATGGACCTTGGCTACACTGGTACGCCTTGGACATTTGAGAAGAAGGTAGCAGGAGGATCTTACTGCCGTGTGCATTTGGATCGGGCTCTTGCCACCTCCAGCAGGTGTGAGCGCTACCCACTGGCTGCTCTTCAACACTTGACGGCGGTGGCGTCAGACCATTCGGCTATCTTGCTTCGTTTTGAGCCTATCCTGGAACCCCCTCTCCAGGCGAAATTGTTCAGATATGAGGCCATGTGGGAGACCCATCAGGACTTCAAGCCACTGATGGACAGGGAATGGCGACTAGATACATGCACCTCTATGCATGGTTTGGAAAGGAAGCTGAAAGGGTTATCGCAATCGCTGTCGGACTGGGGCCGTGATACGTTTGGCTCTGTTTGCCGCGAGCTAAGGGACCTACGTCGGCAACTGACTCATCTACGGTTGGCACCGGATAGGGCTAGTCCAAGCTACCAGGAGCTTAAGGTGGTCGAACGGATCGTCGAACTCCAACATAGGGAGGAAGTGATGTGGCGCCAACGCTCGCGTATCCAGTGGCTAGCAGAGGGAGACCGTAACACGAGGTTCTTCCACCTGAGAgcgagcaagaggaagaagagaaacaAAATTGCGCGCCTGAAACGTACAGATGGCTCGTTCACGGAAGACCAGCTTGAACTTGGCCATATGGCAAAGGATTTCTACAAATCTTTGTATACATCGGAGGGTACATCGGGAATGGAAGAGGTTCTCAATGTTGTCCCAGTAACTGTCACAGCAGCGATGAATGAGCAGCTCCTCGCCGCTTATGGGGATGAGGAGATTAAACAAGCGCTTTTCCAGATGTTTCCGCTTAAGGCGCCGGGACCCGATGGCTTCCCTGCCCAGTTTTTCCAGAAGCACTGGGACGTTTGTGGAGGAGAGGTGACAAGGGCTGTCCTCCGAATTCTGCAAGGTGAGGAAAGTCCATAA